Within the Nocardioides humi genome, the region CGGTGCTGCTGGTCGACGAGATCGGCCACTACGAGTCGATCGACGTCGCCGACCTGTTGGTCCGAGCCGGTCACGCGGTGCACCACGTGACCCGGTTCTCGCACCTGGCCGCCAACATCCCCGTCGCCTACGACTACGCCGCGGCGCCCCACGCCGAGGAGCTCTTCAAGGGCGACTACGAGCTGCACACCCGCTCGCTGGTGCACGCGCTGGAGGCCGGCAAGGCGACGATCGCCCCGCTGGCCGCGCCGCATCGGCTGCGGGAGCTGGAGATCGGCACCTTCGTGTTCATGTCGGGCGCGGTTCCCGACGAGGAGCTGTACGCCGAGCTCGAGTCCGTCCCCGAGCTGTACCGGATCGGCGACGCGCTCGGTCCGCGCACGCTGGAGCCCGCGATCACCGAGGGCTCGCTGGCCGCCGAGCGGTTCGAGGCCGGCTGGGGCCGGGCGAGCTGGGTGCGCTACTCGGGCGGCAGCTCGGTCTGATGGCGCTGGACTCGGTCCTCGCCCCACTGCGGTTGGGGCCGTTGACGATCCGCAACCGGGTCGCGATCACCGCTCACATGACCGGATACGCCGAGCAGGGCCTGGTCTCCGACACCCTGGTCGACTACCTGCAGGCCCGGGCCCGGGGTGGGGTCGGGCTGATCGTCACCGAGGCCGGAGCCGTCCACGAGACCTACCGGCCGGCGTCCTTCCAGCTCTATCGGGAGGACGTCGGGCCGGGCCTCGCCCGGCTCGCCGAGGCGGTCCACGCCGAGGGCGCGGTGATCTTCGGGCAGGCCAACCACGGCGGCGCCGCGGCTCCGCCGCTGCCCGAGGGCCGGCCCGCGCTCTCGCCGTCCGACAACGACGGCATCTACGGCGCCCCGGCGCGGGCGATGAGTCGCGGCGAGATCCAGGAGATCCAGGACGCCTTCGTGCACGCCGCCCGGGTGTTCTCGGCCGCCGGCCTCGACGGCTGCGAGGTGCACGGCGCGCACCACTATCTGGTCAACCACTTCCTGTCGCCGCTCTACAACCGGCGCACCGACGACTACGGCGGCTCGCCGGAGAACCGGCTGCGGTTCGTTGCCGAGATCCTCGAGCGGATGCGTGCCGAGACCCGGCCCGGCTTCGTGCTCGGCATCCGGCTCAGCGCCGACGTCGGTCCCGGCGGACTGGACTCCCAGGGCCTGCTCGACGTCGGGCAGGCGCTCGCCGAGCGTGGCCTGGTCGACTACGTCGGCTTCTCGCTCGGTGGGCGCACCCCGGAGTCCTTCCCGCTGATGACCGGCGGCATGGAGCGCCCCGCCGGCTACGAGCTGGAGTGGAACGAGCGGGCCTCGCGTGCTCTCACCGTGCCGACCCTGGTGACCGGCCGCTACCGGACCCTCGCCGAGGCGGATGCCGCGATCGCCGGGGGCGCGGCCGACCTGGTCGGCATGACCCGGGCGCACATCGCCGACCCGGAGATCGTGCGGAAGACGATGGCGGGCACGCCCGAGCGGGTGCGCCCGTGCATCGGGTGCAACGAGTGCGTGCGCGCGATCATCACCCAGGCCGCGATCCGCTGCGCCGTGAACCCGGCCCTGCCCCGGGGCGGAGGCAGCGACGATGTCGCGCCGCCCGTCCGGCGGCACCGGGTCACCGTCGTCGGCGCCGGCCCGGCCGGCCTGGAGGCGGCCCGGGCGGCCGCGCTGGGCGGCCACCAGGTCACCCTTCTCGAGGCCGCGGACAGGCTCGGCGGTGTCGCCCGCCGGGCCTCCGAGCGGATCCCCAACGCCGGCGGTACCGCCGAGGCGATCGCCTGGACCGAGCGCGAGATCGCCCGGCTCGGGGTCGAGGTCCGGCTCGGTGCGTCCGCCGACGCGGAGCGGGTGCTCGCCACCCGGCCGGACCTGGTGATCGCCGCGACCGGCTCGCTCCCGCGCCACGACGCGCGGCAGACCGCCCGGCCGGGCGTGCTCGTGCCGGGCGGCGACCGGGCGCACGTCGTACCGGCGCGCGAGGTGCTGGACCTCGCGACCTTCCCCGCTGCCGCGGTGGTCGTCGACGAGCTGGGCGACTATCCCGCCATCGGCGTCGCCGAGCTGCTCGTCGCGAACGGCACCACCGTCCACTTCGTGACCTCGCTGCCCTCGATCGGCTATCCGATCGAGGCGACCGGCCGCCCCAGTCTGGCGCTCGCGCGACTGCGGCCCAGCGGTCGGTTCACCGCTCATCCGCTGGCGATGCTGGCCGAGGTCGGCGAGCACGACGCGACGATCGAGGACCTGATGGGTCACACCCGGCAGCGCCTCGTCGCCGACCTGGTGGTCATGGTGACCAGGCCCGCGCCGGCTCGCCCGGACTGGCTGACCGGCCTCGGCGTCCCGGTCGAGGTGGTCGGCGACGCGGTGCTGCCGCGGACGTACCGGACCGCGGTCCACGAGGGCCATCAGGCAGGTCTCCGGGTGGCGGAGCTGTGCGAGCGGGAGATGAGGGTGTCGTGACGGGTGTCGAGGTGGTGGAGGTCGGTCCGCGCGACGGCCTGCAGAACGAGGCGACCATCGTGTCGGTGGCCGACAAGGTGCGCTTCGTGGAGCTGGCCCTGGCCGCCGGTGTACGACGGATGGAGGCGGTCTCGTTCGTCCGTCCCGACGCCGTGCCCCAGATGGCCGACGCCGAGGCGGTGATGGCGCGGGTGCCGCGCCGCGACGACGTGTCGTACATCGGCCTGGTCCTCAACCGTCGCGGCTTCACCCGCGCCGTGGATGCCGGCGTGGACGAGGTGAACCTGGTGGTCGCGGCGAGCGAGTCCTTCAACCGGCGCAACCAGAACGCCGGGACCGAGGAGCTGGCCGCGATGGTCGAGGAGGTCGTCGCCGAGTCGGTGGCGGCCGGCCTGCCCGCATCGGTCACCATCGCCACCGCCTTCGGCTGTCCGTTCGAGGGCGAGGTGCCACCCGATGTCGTGGTGGACCTCGCTGCCCGAGCCGGCGTGGCCGGCGCGGTCGAGATCGCGGTCGCCGACACGATCGGGGTCGGGGTGCCGGGTCAGGTGCGCGTGCTGGTCGACGGCATCCGCTCGGTGAGCACGGCGCGGCTGCGCGCCCACTTCCACAACACCCGCAACACCGGCTATGCGAACGCCGTG harbors:
- a CDS encoding FAD-dependent oxidoreductase codes for the protein MALDSVLAPLRLGPLTIRNRVAITAHMTGYAEQGLVSDTLVDYLQARARGGVGLIVTEAGAVHETYRPASFQLYREDVGPGLARLAEAVHAEGAVIFGQANHGGAAAPPLPEGRPALSPSDNDGIYGAPARAMSRGEIQEIQDAFVHAARVFSAAGLDGCEVHGAHHYLVNHFLSPLYNRRTDDYGGSPENRLRFVAEILERMRAETRPGFVLGIRLSADVGPGGLDSQGLLDVGQALAERGLVDYVGFSLGGRTPESFPLMTGGMERPAGYELEWNERASRALTVPTLVTGRYRTLAEADAAIAGGAADLVGMTRAHIADPEIVRKTMAGTPERVRPCIGCNECVRAIITQAAIRCAVNPALPRGGGSDDVAPPVRRHRVTVVGAGPAGLEAARAAALGGHQVTLLEAADRLGGVARRASERIPNAGGTAEAIAWTEREIARLGVEVRLGASADAERVLATRPDLVIAATGSLPRHDARQTARPGVLVPGGDRAHVVPAREVLDLATFPAAAVVVDELGDYPAIGVAELLVANGTTVHFVTSLPSIGYPIEATGRPSLALARLRPSGRFTAHPLAMLAEVGEHDATIEDLMGHTRQRLVADLVVMVTRPAPARPDWLTGLGVPVEVVGDAVLPRTYRTAVHEGHQAGLRVAELCEREMRVS
- a CDS encoding hydroxymethylglutaryl-CoA lyase — encoded protein: MTGVEVVEVGPRDGLQNEATIVSVADKVRFVELALAAGVRRMEAVSFVRPDAVPQMADAEAVMARVPRRDDVSYIGLVLNRRGFTRAVDAGVDEVNLVVAASESFNRRNQNAGTEELAAMVEEVVAESVAAGLPASVTIATAFGCPFEGEVPPDVVVDLAARAGVAGAVEIAVADTIGVGVPGQVRVLVDGIRSVSTARLRAHFHNTRNTGYANAVAAVDAGVGVLDASIGGIGGCPFAPRATGNIATEDLVYLLDRSGLPSGLTVPELVRAAEFIGERLGHAVPSLVSKAGGFPTGDAA